From a region of the Bacteroidota bacterium genome:
- a CDS encoding substrate-binding domain-containing protein has product MKIMYFFLIAAVLLSAGCTKRAESPTTKTIGVSLLTRQHVFYKDLEEGLRIAAAKEGYQLVITSGDFDLGKQSAQIEDFLTQKVDAIIVCPVDSRGIGPAIKRANDAKIPVFTADIAAQEGETVCHVASDNVAGGRLAGEYLAKILDGKGNVAIIGQPTITSVLDRVQGFKDAIAKFPDMKVVADVNGEGVRDKAMQATSDILQAHPDLKGIFGINDDSALGALDAVQQYDRKNVNIVGYDATPPAADAITKGTALKADVVQYPKKIGETTIEKIKEYFSGASLPKVVPVEVGIVDKDALLKTPAR; this is encoded by the coding sequence ATGAAAATCATGTACTTTTTTTTGATCGCAGCAGTTCTGCTATCGGCGGGATGCACCAAGCGGGCGGAGAGCCCGACAACGAAGACAATCGGGGTCTCCCTACTGACACGCCAGCATGTCTTCTATAAAGATCTGGAGGAAGGGCTGCGAATTGCAGCGGCCAAAGAGGGTTATCAGCTCGTTATCACGTCGGGCGATTTCGACCTTGGGAAGCAGAGCGCTCAGATCGAAGACTTCCTGACGCAGAAAGTTGATGCGATCATCGTCTGTCCCGTCGACTCCCGGGGAATCGGGCCGGCAATCAAGAGAGCGAACGATGCAAAGATTCCCGTGTTCACGGCGGATATCGCGGCGCAGGAGGGGGAGACTGTCTGCCATGTCGCCTCGGACAATGTCGCCGGAGGGCGTCTGGCCGGTGAATACCTTGCAAAGATCCTGGACGGAAAAGGAAATGTCGCGATCATCGGCCAGCCGACAATCACGTCCGTTCTCGACAGGGTCCAGGGGTTCAAGGACGCGATCGCGAAATTCCCTGACATGAAGGTCGTCGCAGACGTGAACGGCGAGGGCGTGCGGGATAAGGCGATGCAAGCCACCTCCGACATCCTCCAGGCTCACCCCGACCTGAAAGGTATCTTCGGCATCAACGATGATTCAGCGTTAGGCGCTCTGGATGCCGTGCAACAGTATGACCGCAAGAATGTGAATATCGTCGGATACGACGCAACTCCTCCCGCGGCGGATGCAATCACGAAAGGCACAGCCCTGAAAGCCGATGTCGTCCAGTATCCGAAAAAGATCGGTGAGACCACGATCGAAAAAATCAAAGAATACTTTTCCGGCGCCTCATTGCCGAAAGTAGTGCCGGTGGAAGTCGGTATCGTGGATAAGGACGCTTTGCTAAAGACCCCCGCGCGCTGA